In the genome of Fulvivirga maritima, one region contains:
- a CDS encoding endonuclease V — MILAFDSYYFNNKAKTVCLLFENWEDATPHSILSEITEGVADYQPGEFYKRELPCILSLLNKVEFEIHAIIIDGYVTLTDTGKPGLGAHLHQALASKIPIIGVAKSGFHDNSKLVRELYRGESKNPLYITAAGMGADEAYNHIKKMDGPFRMPTLLKLLDKKTREALPE; from the coding sequence ATGATATTAGCATTTGATTCCTATTACTTTAATAACAAAGCAAAAACAGTATGTCTTCTTTTTGAAAACTGGGAAGATGCTACTCCACATAGCATACTATCAGAAATAACCGAAGGTGTAGCTGACTATCAACCAGGTGAGTTCTATAAAAGAGAGCTTCCTTGCATCTTAAGTCTGTTAAATAAAGTGGAATTTGAAATACATGCAATAATAATTGATGGATATGTTACCCTGACAGATACTGGTAAGCCGGGGTTAGGTGCTCACCTGCACCAAGCCTTAGCTTCTAAAATTCCCATTATAGGGGTGGCTAAGTCTGGCTTCCATGATAACAGCAAATTAGTAAGAGAGTTGTACAGAGGAGAAAGCAAAAATCCACTCTACATTACAGCGGCAGGAATGGGTGCAGATGAAGCCTATAATCACATAAAAAAAATGGATGGGCCTTTCAGAATGCCAACATTATTGAAATTACTTGACAAAAAAACAAGAGAAGCTCTTCCTGAATAA
- a CDS encoding RNA recognition motif domain-containing protein, with amino-acid sequence MNIFVAKLNYRTTSEALQRQFEAFGEVTSAKVIFDRETQRSKGFGFVEMPDDAAAKEAISTLNESEFDGRTIVVKEARPKTESY; translated from the coding sequence ATGAACATTTTTGTAGCAAAGTTAAACTACCGAACAACTAGCGAAGCCCTACAAAGACAATTTGAAGCTTTTGGTGAAGTGACCTCAGCTAAAGTAATCTTTGACAGAGAAACACAACGATCTAAAGGTTTTGGATTCGTAGAAATGCCTGATGATGCAGCGGCTAAAGAAGCCATAAGCACACTTAATGAATCAGAATTTGACGGCAGAACCATAGTTGTTAAAGAAGCAAGACCTAAGACTGAAAGTTATTAA
- a CDS encoding formate--tetrahydrofolate ligase codes for MSTKQTYKSDLEIAQSTDLKHIKEIAQSVGISEDELEMYGKYKAKLPLNLVNEEKIAQSTLILVTAMTPTPAGEGKTTTSIGLAEGLNKLGKQATVVLREPSLGPVFGMKGGAAGGGYSQVVPMEDINLHFTGDFAAIEKANNLLAALIDNNIQTKTNNLGIDPRTVEWKRVMDMNDRGLRNIVTGMGGKSGGMMRETGFNITAASEIMAILCLAKDIEDLKQKIGNIYIGDTYDGKAVFVKDLGAQGAMTALLKEAIKPNLVQTLEGNPAIIHGGPFANIAQGTNSIIATKMGMSLTPYVVTEAGFGADLGAEKFLNIKCGYAGFSPKAIVVVATVRALKYHGGQKLENLKEKNTMHLVKGLANLEKHLENVKLYGVQPVVSVNRFSSDSDEEVEIVKERCTELGIKVAVSEGWEHGGEGTTQLASEVLKAVEECTQPYKPVYEWSWSIEDKIEAVARKVYGAREVEFLPKAKQNLKKIARIGLNDKPICIAKTQSSLSDDPNELGRPQNFTLTVREIEIATGAGFCIPITGNMLRMPGLPAVPAAVQMDIDNDGKISGLS; via the coding sequence ATGTCAACAAAACAAACCTATAAATCAGACTTAGAAATAGCGCAATCCACTGATCTAAAGCATATTAAGGAAATAGCGCAGTCAGTAGGAATAAGCGAAGATGAGCTTGAAATGTATGGAAAGTACAAAGCCAAGCTTCCTCTGAATCTGGTTAATGAAGAAAAAATTGCGCAAAGCACCCTCATTTTAGTTACGGCTATGACGCCCACACCAGCAGGAGAGGGTAAAACCACCACTTCAATTGGTCTGGCAGAAGGACTTAATAAATTGGGTAAGCAAGCTACAGTGGTGCTTAGAGAGCCATCTTTAGGGCCTGTATTTGGAATGAAAGGAGGTGCAGCCGGTGGAGGTTACAGTCAGGTGGTGCCTATGGAAGATATTAACTTACATTTTACCGGAGATTTTGCGGCTATTGAAAAGGCTAATAATCTCCTGGCTGCTTTGATTGATAATAACATTCAAACGAAGACTAATAACCTGGGTATTGATCCGCGTACTGTAGAGTGGAAGCGAGTGATGGATATGAATGATCGCGGCCTTAGAAATATAGTGACCGGAATGGGTGGTAAATCTGGTGGGATGATGCGGGAGACCGGTTTTAATATTACAGCGGCTTCTGAGATTATGGCTATTTTATGTCTGGCTAAAGATATTGAGGATCTTAAACAAAAGATCGGTAATATCTACATAGGAGATACTTATGATGGCAAGGCTGTTTTTGTGAAAGACCTTGGAGCGCAGGGAGCCATGACAGCTTTGTTAAAAGAGGCTATTAAACCCAATTTGGTGCAGACACTGGAGGGGAACCCTGCTATCATACATGGTGGGCCGTTTGCTAACATTGCTCAAGGAACTAACTCTATCATAGCTACTAAAATGGGTATGTCACTCACTCCTTACGTGGTTACAGAGGCTGGTTTTGGAGCCGACCTGGGAGCTGAGAAGTTTTTAAATATTAAATGTGGTTATGCTGGCTTTTCGCCAAAAGCGATTGTGGTGGTAGCTACGGTAAGAGCACTCAAATATCATGGAGGGCAAAAGCTGGAGAATCTTAAAGAGAAAAATACCATGCATTTGGTGAAGGGCTTGGCTAACCTGGAAAAGCATCTTGAGAATGTTAAATTATATGGTGTTCAGCCTGTAGTGTCTGTCAATCGATTCTCTTCTGACTCTGATGAGGAGGTGGAAATAGTAAAAGAAAGATGTACGGAGTTAGGTATTAAAGTGGCAGTCTCTGAAGGTTGGGAGCATGGAGGTGAAGGTACTACTCAGCTGGCTTCAGAAGTGCTAAAGGCAGTAGAAGAATGTACGCAACCTTATAAGCCTGTATATGAGTGGAGCTGGTCTATAGAAGATAAAATAGAAGCAGTAGCCCGTAAAGTATATGGAGCCAGGGAAGTAGAGTTTTTGCCTAAAGCCAAACAAAATTTAAAGAAAATCGCTCGGATAGGGCTTAATGACAAGCCAATTTGCATCGCTAAAACGCAGAGCTCATTGAGCGATGATCCGAATGAGCTAGGCAGACCTCAAAACTTTACACTTACCGTGCGCGAGATAGAAATTGCTACCGGAGCAGGTTTCTGTATTCCTATAACCGGCAATATGCTGAGGATGCCCGGCCTGCCAGCGGTACCCGCTGCTGTTCAGATGGATATAGATAATGATGGTAAAATATCTGGTTTGAGCTAA
- a CDS encoding tRNA1(Val) (adenine(37)-N6)-methyltransferase, whose protein sequence is MRRKHQFDFKQFSVKQENTAMKVGTDGVLIGAWASVDGTRKALDIGTGTGLIALMIAQRCEHCNIEAIDVSEAATTEAIYNFKASLWHDRLTAHRISLQELANSKTPHSFDLIITNPPYFEQGGTKAQTDERHQARHNHSLSQNELLSSVNQLLSKGGRFSLILPYNEGLSLMKKSKAYELFINRKTAFFSKESKPQERWLLEFSRIEKQPTENQLIHYNMNNEWSDAYKELTKDFYLKL, encoded by the coding sequence ATGCGCAGAAAACACCAATTCGACTTCAAACAATTTTCTGTAAAACAGGAAAACACAGCCATGAAAGTAGGTACTGATGGTGTTCTCATTGGTGCGTGGGCCTCGGTAGATGGTACCAGAAAAGCACTTGATATAGGTACAGGCACTGGTCTTATTGCGCTAATGATAGCACAAAGATGTGAACACTGTAATATAGAAGCTATTGATGTAAGTGAAGCCGCCACAACAGAAGCAATCTATAATTTCAAAGCTTCTCTCTGGCACGACAGACTCACTGCGCACAGGATATCATTGCAGGAATTGGCCAATAGCAAAACACCACATTCCTTTGATTTGATCATTACAAATCCACCATATTTTGAGCAAGGAGGTACTAAGGCGCAGACAGATGAACGACATCAAGCACGGCACAATCACTCCTTAAGTCAGAATGAACTGCTGAGTTCGGTAAATCAACTACTTTCAAAGGGTGGCAGATTTAGCCTCATTCTACCCTATAATGAAGGTCTATCATTGATGAAAAAATCAAAGGCCTATGAATTATTTATTAATAGAAAAACAGCCTTTTTCAGTAAAGAAAGTAAACCTCAAGAAAGGTGGCTCTTAGAATTTTCCAGAATAGAAAAACAACCTACTGAAAATCAACTCATACACTATAATATGAATAATGAATGGAGCGATGCTTATAAAGAACTCACTAAAGACTTCTACTTAAAACTATAA
- a CDS encoding YceI family protein, which translates to MKKVLFSLFALVIAATAVSAQTKWDLDKAHTKIGFSVSHMTISEVEGSFQEFDGGVTSSSDDFDGAEITFTAKTASIDTDVEQRNEHLKSEDFFNVAKYPELTFKGKLKKSGKKYKLTGDFTLLGVTKTVTFDVKYNGTVVDPYGNTKAGFQITGTIDRTEYGMKWNATLDAGGLLVGEEVEITSNVELQKKA; encoded by the coding sequence ATGAAAAAAGTATTATTCAGTCTATTTGCATTAGTAATTGCTGCAACAGCAGTTTCTGCACAAACTAAATGGGATCTTGATAAAGCACACACAAAAATAGGCTTTAGCGTATCTCACATGACCATAAGTGAAGTAGAAGGTTCATTCCAAGAATTTGATGGTGGAGTAACTTCTTCATCTGACGATTTTGATGGCGCTGAGATCACATTCACTGCTAAAACAGCTTCTATTGATACTGACGTAGAACAAAGAAATGAGCACTTAAAATCAGAAGACTTTTTTAACGTAGCTAAATACCCTGAGCTTACTTTTAAAGGAAAGCTTAAAAAAAGCGGTAAAAAATATAAACTAACAGGTGATTTCACCTTATTAGGCGTTACTAAAACAGTAACTTTTGATGTAAAATATAATGGTACTGTAGTAGATCCTTACGGAAATACAAAAGCTGGTTTCCAAATTACTGGAACTATTGACAGAACAGAATATGGAATGAAATGGAACGCTACACTTGATGCAGGTGGTTTACTTGTAGGTGAAGAAGTAGAAATCACTAGTAACGTAGAGTTGCAGAAAAAGGCTTAA